The proteins below are encoded in one region of Centropristis striata isolate RG_2023a ecotype Rhode Island chromosome 12, C.striata_1.0, whole genome shotgun sequence:
- the etf1a gene encoding eukaryotic peptide chain release factor subunit 1-like → MADDPSAADRNVEIWKIKKLIKSLEAARGNGTSMISLIIPPKDQISRVAKMLADEFGTASNIKSRVNRLSVLGAITSVQQRLKLYNKVPPNGLVVYCGTIVTEEGKEKKVNIDFEPFKPINTSLYLCDNKFHTEALTALLSDDSKFGFIVIDGSGALFGTLQGNTREVLHKFTVDLPKKHGRGGQSALRFARLRMEKRHNYVRKVAETAVQLFVSNDKVNVAGMVLAGSADFKTELSQSDMFDPRLQAKVLKLVDISYGGENGFNQAIELSAEVLSNVKFIQEKKLIGRYFDEISQDTGKYCFGVEDTLKALEMGAVEILIVYENLDTMRYILRVHGAESNGAENDEKTLYLTPEQEKDKSHFTDKETGQEHELIESMPLLEWFANNYKKFGATLEIVTDKSQEGSQFVKGFGGIGGILRYRVDFQGMEYQGEDDEFFDLDDY, encoded by the exons ATGGCGGACGACCCCAGCGCGGCGGACAGGAACGTGGAGATATGGAAAATCAAGAAGCTGATCAAAAGTTTGGAAGCTGCCCGTGG tAATGGAACCAGTATGATCTCTCTGATCATCCCTCCAAAGGACCAGATATCTAGAGTGGCCAAGATGTTGGCTGATGAGTTTGGCACTGCTTCCAACATTAAGAGCCGAGTCAACAGGCTCTCTGTGCTCGGGGCCATCACCTCTGTACAGCAAAGACTAAAACTCTACAACAAGG TGCCACCCAATGGTTTGGTCGTGTACTGTGGCACCATTGTGACAGAGGAAGGcaaggagaaaaaagtcaatatcGACTTTGAGCCTTTTAAGCCAATCAACACCTCCCTGTACCTCTGTGACAACAAGTTCCACACTGAG GCATTGACAGCCCTGCTCTCTGACGACAGTAAGTTCGGCTTTATTGTGATCGACGGTAGTGGGGCACTTTTTGGCACGCTGCAGGGCAACACCAGGGAGGTGCTACACAAGTTCACTGTGGACTTACCCAAGAAACACG GCAGAGGAGGGCAGTCTGCCCTGCGTTTTGCTCGTCTGAGAATGGAGAAGAGACACAACTATGTGAGAAAGGTGGCTGAGACGGCTGTCCAGCTCTTTGTGTCCAATGACAAAGTTAATGTGGCTGGAATGGTCTTGGCTGGCTCTGCCGACTTCAAGACTGAGCTCAGCCAGTCAGACATGTTCGACCCa AGGTTACAGGCCAAGGTTTTGAAGCTGGTTGACATTTCCTATGGAGGAGAGAATGGTTTCAATCAGGCTATTGAGCTCTCAGCAGAGGTTCTCTCCAATGTCAAGTTCATCCAGGAGAAAAAGCTCATAG GGCGGTACTTTGATGAGATCAGTCAGGACACAGGGAAGTACTGTTTTGGTGTGGAGGACACACTCAAAGCCCTGGAGATGGGAGCAGTGGAGATCCTCATAGTCTATGAAAACTTAGACACCATGCGCTACATTCTACGCGTACATGGGGCCGAGAGCAACGGAGCAGAAAACG ATGAGAAAACTTTGTACTTGACGCCAGAGCAGGAAAAAGACAAGTCTCACTTCACAGACAAGGAG ACGGGACAGGAACATGAGCTGATCGAGAGCATGCCACTGCTGGAGTGGTTTGCTAACAACTACAAGAAATTTGGAGCCACGCTGGAGATAGTCACAGACAAGAGCCAGGAAGGATCCCAGTTCGTCAAGGGCTTTGGAGGCATTGGGG GTATCTTGCGGTACAGGGTGGATTTCCAGGGCATGGAGTACCAAGGAGAGGACGATGAGTTCTTTGATTTGGATGACTACTAG